Proteins co-encoded in one Halorussus lipolyticus genomic window:
- a CDS encoding SDR family NAD(P)-dependent oxidoreductase: protein MNVTFDFTDDVALVTGASGALGSAVCEEFAEAGATVAAADMVAPDDEDAELDTDRERVHFYEGDCTDESEVERVVSEVTADHDGLDYLANIAGTWRGGTPIEETDAETFDLLFDVNLKTMFLASKHALPHLRESAGGGAIVSVSARSSLEGGEGDGPYRASKAGVRLLTETIAEEHTGEVRANAVMPSVIDTPANREMMPDADHDKWVDPADIAETVLVLCSDATGVTSGAAVPVYGEA, encoded by the coding sequence ATGAACGTCACCTTCGACTTCACCGACGACGTGGCACTCGTGACCGGTGCCAGCGGCGCACTCGGAAGCGCGGTCTGCGAGGAGTTCGCCGAGGCGGGCGCAACCGTCGCCGCCGCGGACATGGTAGCGCCCGACGACGAGGACGCCGAACTCGATACCGACCGCGAGCGCGTCCACTTCTACGAAGGCGACTGCACCGACGAGAGCGAGGTCGAGCGCGTCGTCTCCGAGGTCACGGCGGACCACGACGGCCTCGATTACCTCGCCAATATCGCCGGTACGTGGCGCGGCGGGACTCCAATCGAGGAGACCGACGCCGAAACCTTCGACCTGCTGTTCGACGTGAACCTCAAGACGATGTTCCTCGCCAGCAAGCACGCCCTACCGCACCTCCGGGAGTCGGCGGGTGGCGGAGCCATCGTCTCGGTCTCGGCGCGCTCCTCGCTCGAAGGCGGCGAGGGAGATGGTCCATACAGAGCCTCGAAAGCCGGCGTCCGCCTGCTGACCGAGACCATCGCCGAGGAGCACACCGGCGAGGTCAGAGCCAACGCGGTCATGCCCAGCGTCATCGACACGCCCGCCAACCGCGAGATGATGCCCGACGCCGACCACGACAAGTGGGTGGACCCCGCCGACATCGCCGAAACCGTGCTGGTCCTCTGCTCGGACGCGACCGGCGTCACCAGCGGCGCGGCAGTCCCGGTTTACGGGGAGGCGTAG
- a CDS encoding sodium-dependent transporter — protein sequence MAQRETWTSRIGFIFAAVGSAVGLGNIWSFPFQTAANGGAAFLVVYLLAVFLIGFPTMMVEFVIGRRGEQNPIASFGKIGYGNWSFTGGLGLFSSLITLSFYSVVGGWVLSYILGSATGAYFGDAGAYFGSVASGPTAIGGHLVFMVLTIGIVASGVTDGIERATKVMIPGVLLLLVALAGWATTLDGAAEGYSYYLSPDFGVIASNFGSIVPPAMGQAFFTLSLGFSVMIAYSSYLGRDDSLPADGGAIVVVNTLIALLAGFVVFPILFATGGAEGAGGGAGTAFVALAGAFGSLPAGGIIGFFFFAVLLFAALSSSISLLEVPVSYVSENYGYKRSTTAVAMGGLIAVIGVPATFGTSWLGFYNDLVFKLLLPISVLLLAVFVGWVADREAVDELGRGSSVGESFTSAWLWWVRLVVPVAVIVTLYLGVEALYTGLASGAYF from the coding sequence ATGGCACAACGAGAAACGTGGACGAGTCGCATTGGATTCATTTTCGCCGCAGTCGGTAGCGCGGTCGGTCTCGGGAACATCTGGTCGTTCCCCTTCCAGACCGCCGCGAACGGTGGTGCGGCCTTCCTCGTGGTCTACCTGCTGGCCGTGTTCCTCATCGGCTTCCCGACCATGATGGTCGAGTTCGTCATCGGTCGGCGCGGCGAGCAGAACCCCATCGCTTCGTTCGGAAAAATCGGCTACGGTAACTGGTCGTTCACCGGCGGCCTCGGTCTGTTCTCGTCGCTCATCACGCTGTCGTTCTACAGCGTCGTCGGCGGCTGGGTTCTCAGCTACATCCTCGGTAGCGCGACCGGCGCGTACTTCGGCGACGCCGGAGCCTACTTCGGCTCTGTCGCTTCGGGACCGACTGCAATCGGCGGCCACCTCGTGTTTATGGTGTTGACCATCGGCATCGTGGCCTCCGGCGTCACCGACGGTATCGAACGTGCGACCAAGGTCATGATTCCCGGCGTTCTGCTCCTACTCGTCGCACTCGCCGGATGGGCGACGACGCTCGACGGCGCGGCCGAGGGGTACAGCTACTACCTCTCGCCGGACTTCGGCGTCATCGCCAGTAACTTCGGCTCCATCGTCCCGCCCGCGATGGGACAGGCGTTCTTCACCCTCTCGCTCGGATTCAGCGTGATGATAGCCTACTCGTCGTACCTCGGGCGCGACGACAGCCTCCCGGCCGACGGCGGCGCTATCGTCGTCGTCAACACCCTCATCGCGCTCCTCGCTGGCTTCGTCGTCTTCCCCATCCTGTTCGCCACGGGCGGCGCAGAGGGCGCAGGTGGCGGTGCCGGTACCGCGTTCGTGGCGCTGGCTGGTGCCTTCGGTAGCCTGCCGGCAGGCGGCATCATCGGTTTCTTCTTCTTCGCCGTCCTGCTGTTCGCCGCCCTCTCCAGTTCCATCAGCCTACTGGAGGTCCCGGTGTCCTACGTCAGCGAGAACTACGGCTACAAGCGCTCCACGACTGCCGTGGCGATGGGCGGCCTCATCGCCGTCATCGGCGTGCCCGCGACGTTCGGCACTTCGTGGCTCGGGTTCTACAACGACTTGGTGTTCAAGCTTCTGCTCCCCATCTCGGTCCTGCTTCTGGCCGTCTTCGTCGGCTGGGTCGCCGACCGAGAGGCCGTGGACGAACTCGGCCGCGGCTCGTCCGTCGGCGAGTCGTTCACCTCGGCGTGGCTGTGGTGGGTCCGACTCGTCGTCCCCGTCGCGGTCATCGTGACCCTCTACCTCGGCGTCGAGGCGCTCTACACCGGTCTCGCGTCGGGAGCGTACTTCTAG
- a CDS encoding sodium-dependent transporter produces MARESWRTRLGFILAAVGSAVGLGNVWRFPWMTAENGGSAFLVVYLAIVLLVGVPGLLAEFVIGRRSQRNPAGALYRLSSGSKSWGAVGLFGVVTAIVLLSFYSVVGGWILRYFVASFTGGYFGAPGEYFKAIDYGLGAVGFHIGFLALTALVVVGGIRDGIEKATKIMMPAIVVLLVALAGWAITRPGAGAGLSFYLDFDAGYLRANFFDVLGAAAGQALFTLSLGVGTMITYASYLGDDHNLASDGSLIAVLNTGVGVLAGFVVFPLLFATFGELTGPAASGGGPGALFVSLAGAFSQVPLGQLLAVVFFGVIVLAALSSSISMLEIPVAYLVDEHGVSRRSATLSIASLVLLTGSANALNPALFGFVAGTLVDLMLTTGLVGFLVFVGWVLGKDALTEYSTGAGSRVQSVGPAWLWSVRTILPLFLAGTLAVNLLSLAGVSLTDLALSLVG; encoded by the coding sequence ATGGCACGTGAATCGTGGCGCACCCGGCTCGGCTTCATCCTCGCCGCGGTCGGGAGCGCGGTCGGACTCGGTAACGTCTGGCGCTTCCCGTGGATGACAGCCGAAAACGGGGGAAGCGCGTTTCTGGTCGTATATCTCGCAATCGTCCTGCTAGTCGGGGTCCCCGGCTTGCTGGCGGAGTTCGTCATCGGGCGGCGCTCCCAGCGCAACCCTGCTGGCGCGCTCTACCGGCTCTCGTCCGGTTCGAAATCGTGGGGCGCGGTCGGCCTGTTCGGCGTCGTGACCGCAATCGTCCTGCTGTCGTTCTACAGCGTCGTCGGCGGATGGATTCTCCGGTACTTCGTCGCCAGTTTCACCGGCGGGTACTTCGGGGCACCCGGCGAATACTTCAAGGCCATCGACTACGGTCTCGGCGCGGTCGGCTTCCACATCGGCTTCCTCGCGCTGACGGCCCTCGTCGTGGTCGGCGGGATTCGGGACGGCATCGAGAAGGCGACCAAAATCATGATGCCCGCAATCGTGGTTCTGCTGGTCGCGCTGGCCGGGTGGGCGATAACTCGGCCCGGCGCAGGTGCAGGCCTCTCGTTCTATTTGGACTTCGACGCCGGCTACCTCCGAGCCAACTTCTTCGACGTGCTGGGCGCGGCGGCCGGACAGGCCCTGTTCACCCTCTCGCTCGGCGTCGGCACAATGATTACCTACGCCTCCTACCTCGGCGACGACCACAATCTGGCCTCGGACGGGAGCCTCATCGCAGTGCTGAACACCGGCGTCGGCGTCCTCGCGGGCTTCGTGGTCTTCCCCCTGCTGTTCGCCACCTTCGGCGAACTGACCGGCCCGGCGGCGTCCGGCGGCGGCCCCGGCGCGCTATTCGTGAGTCTGGCCGGCGCGTTCTCGCAGGTCCCCCTCGGCCAACTCCTCGCAGTCGTCTTCTTCGGCGTCATCGTCCTCGCGGCGCTGTCGTCGTCCATCAGCATGCTCGAAATCCCGGTCGCCTACCTCGTGGACGAACACGGCGTCTCTCGCCGGAGTGCGACGCTCTCGATTGCGAGCCTCGTCCTGCTGACCGGGAGTGCGAACGCGCTGAATCCCGCGCTGTTCGGCTTCGTCGCGGGAACGCTCGTGGACCTGATGCTGACGACCGGTCTCGTCGGCTTCCTCGTCTTCGTCGGGTGGGTGCTGGGCAAGGACGCCCTCACCGAGTACTCGACCGGCGCAGGGTCGCGGGTCCAGTCGGTCGGTCCGGCGTGGCTCTGGTCGGTCCGGACGATTCTCCCGCTGTTCCTCGCCGGCACGCTCGCGGTCAACTTGCTTTCGCTGGCCGGTGTCTCGCTGACCGACCTCGCGCTCTCGCTGGTCGGTTAA